Proteins found in one Triticum urartu cultivar G1812 chromosome 4, Tu2.1, whole genome shotgun sequence genomic segment:
- the LOC125551431 gene encoding RNA-binding protein CP29B, chloroplastic-like, which translates to MAATLFSISPMFLSLPSSSSSFKQAPSAFFPSKTPQHRALASAGWRHPLASLAVSVSSDVETEVAQEFSEDLRVFVGNLPFSVDSAQLAGLFEQAGSVEMVEVIYDKLTGRSRGFGFVTMSTVEEVEEAVERLNGYVLDGRSLKVNSGPPPPRDQSSPRGFREQSGGFRQQSSRGPGGGDNRVYVGNLSWNVDDSALANLFNQQGSVLGARVIYDRESGRSRGFGFVTYGTSDEVEKAVSNLDGSDLDGRQIRVTVAEVRQPRREY; encoded by the exons ATGGCGGCCACGCTCTTCTCCATCTCCCCCATGTTCCTCTCCCtcccctcgtcctcctcctcatttAAGCAGGCCCCCTCCGCATTCTTTCCCTCGAAGACCCCGCAGCACCGCGCCCTCGCCTCCGCTGGCTGGAGGCACCCGCTCGCTTCCTTGGCCGTGTCCGTGTCGTCAGATGTCGAGACGGAGGTCGCCCAGGAGTTCTCGGAGGACCTAAGGGTGTTCGTTGGCAACCTCCCCTTCAGCGTCGACAGCGCCCAGCTAGCCGGCCTATTCGAGCAGGCTGGCTCCGTTGAGATGGTCGAG GTCATCTATGACAAATTGACTGGACGAAGCCGTGGATTTGGGTTTGTAACTATGTCTACTGTCGAAGAGGTTGAGGAGGCAGTTGAGCGGCTCAATGGCTAT GTACTTGATGGGAGAAGTTTGAAGGTGAATTCAGGGCCGCCACCACCCAGGGACCAATCCTCACCAAGAGGATTTAGAGAGCAATCAGGCGGATTCAGGCAGCAATCCTCACGTGGGCCTGGTGGTGGGGACAATAGGGTCTATGTGGGTAATCTTTCTTGGAATGTCGATGACTCAGCTCTTGCAAACTTATTCAATCAGCAAGGGAGTGTCTTGGGGGCCAGAGTCATCTATGACAGGGAGAGTGGGAGGTCAAGGGGATTTGGTTTTGTCACATATGGTACCAGTGATGAAGTTGAGAAAGCAGTATCTAATCTTGACGGCTCT GACTTGGATGGAAGACAGATCCGTGTTACAGTAGCAGAAGTGAGACAACCTAGGCGAGAATATTAA